One Myotis daubentonii chromosome 3, mMyoDau2.1, whole genome shotgun sequence genomic window carries:
- the RAP2B gene encoding ras-related protein Rap-2b yields the protein MREYKVVVLGSGGVGKSALTVQFVTGSFIEKYDPTIEDFYRKEIEVDSSPSVLEILDTAGTEQFASMRDLYIKNGQGFILVYSLVNQQSFQDIKPMRDQIIRVKRYERVPMILVGNKVDLEGEREVSFGEGKALADEWSCPFMETSAKNKASVDELFAEIVRQMNYAAQPNGDEGCCSACVIL from the coding sequence ATGAGAGAGTACAAAGTGGTGGTGTTGGGCTCGGGCGGCGTGGGCAAGTCCGCGCTCACCGTGCAGTTCGTGACCGGCTCCTTCATCGAGAAGTACGACCCCACCATCGAGGATTTCTACCGCAAGGAGATCGAGGTGGACTCGTCGCCGTCggtgctggagatcctggacacgGCGGGCACGGAGCAGTTCGCGTCCATGCGGGACCTGTACATCAAGAACGGCCAGGGCTTCATCCTCGTCTACAGCCTCGTCAACCAGCAGAGCTTCCAGGACATCAAGCCCATGCGGGACCAGATCATCCGCGTGAAGCGGTACGAGCGCGTGCCCATGATCCTGGTGGGGAATAAGGTGGACCTGGAGGGCGAGCGCGAGGTCTCCTTCGGCGAAGGCAAGGCCCTGGCCGACGAGTGGAGCTGCCCCTTCATGGAGACGTCGGCCAAAAACAAAGCCTCGGTGGACGAGCTGTTCGCCGAGATCGTGCGGCAGATGAACTACGCGGCGCAGCCCAACGGCGACGAGGGCTGCTGCTCGGCCTGCGTGATCCTCTGA